From Girardinichthys multiradiatus isolate DD_20200921_A chromosome 3, DD_fGirMul_XY1, whole genome shotgun sequence, the proteins below share one genomic window:
- the LOC124866153 gene encoding extensin-like, translated as MLPQPLPTGATGQTSSSTAPTTEPPTTHQDGTNLSGKRSPASDKHSGLPRETYYPAQLYHCRSADPNTGNPTSKKRTQSLHPICCSTSSPTSSPLPRSCLGRNSQLSSTPPSPPNHPASASSPSPFPLVHERETCTSRVTGSGRSTAPGQAQSTSHTSAGTRHAPLPHPPASQPHTPTPKPRICPKMPATHTPTRYTPLHEAGRLASPSTKLKPHLN; from the exons ATGCTACCCCAGCCCCTGCCCACaggtgcaacagggcagacatcATCAAGCACCGCGCCCACAACAGAACCCCCAACcacacaccaagatgggacaaacttaTCTGGCAAGAGGTCCCCAGCCAGTGACAAGCACTCAGGACTG CCCAGGGAGACatattatccagctcagctctaccactGCCGCTCAGCTGATCCAAATACCGGcaaccccacatccaagaagaggacacaatcCCTCCACCCCATATGCTGCAGCACCTCCTCGCCAACCTCAAGCCCGCTGCCTCGATCCTGCCTCGGACGCAATAGCCAGCTGAGCAGCACACcaccaagcccgcccaaccatccggcaagcgccagcagccccagcccattCCCATTAGTtcatgagagggaaacatgcaccagccgggtaaCCGGGTCAGGCAGgtcaaccgctccaggccaagcacaatcCACCAGCCACAccagtgcaggcacaagacatgctccactgCCCCACCCACCAGCCAGCCAGccccacacacccacacccaaACCCCGGATATGCCCTAAGATGCCGGCCACCCACACTCCCACACGGTACACCCCGCTGCACGAAGCAGGCCGactggccagcccctccaccaaatTGAAGCCACATCTCAATTAA